One genomic region from Vibrio sp. SCSIO 43137 encodes:
- a CDS encoding hemagglutinin repeat-containing protein: MKADGEATLTADGDILLTAQQYREYARKETIKKGFGGLSGRQKGSVKDATLLDSGYLITSGNTTLNSGKDIGIVASEVVSDGEVNLTAVDDVLINAGEVLKLSQQWDKKTRFLSGGNLFEMESKREGEQSSTAQASAVRSQGNLTVDAGSVSVVGSELDAQGSINLSADTGSVDIAAAKESRQSYYDHEKLTIGLGDTSKLVSVKDGKLKITLGKATYDKVDEKTQTGTHKGSQLNATENIAVNAESDISVTGSALAADTDGNNSGDITLTAKDNIRITEAKNTESTQRKEVHGKAEASFVVQHQGVEVAKAIKALEESTQRLKQAKEDYSRYKKQVDSLEHTLATLEQQYRDKEPGVNFEDVEELRDLVSDVKGDESWYQAGIVLATEDVVSKTTLAYQQGRALSESTSSFAMGFNAGLELDLSASKSENQSQSTHSLASSLTGENITIDAGNNKGDKVDVQGSQLKANDRVSIDAGEVNLLASTDTSNSQGSNESVNGTISMTLFGATGGANVNLGYSKGRNNSNTTTHTNSTVTGNSIDIRSDNDTNIKGANVAATDVLTMNVGGDLNIESVSDRENSSSKSMGVNGGISLSAADSDASVKTYEGVTHSYTGEGAGDVTGVNAGTHTSSDRKRSKQTVLTSVTSGNTADITVADNTDIKGALVATVDGEGKDQGNLNLATETLTYANLTNTDYNQSRNFAVNSGVSINSKGEGEASGQATAAQPKNDTAKDQSLIDSTYTSSSLKYKNTSGYSKSKTLATVGKGNLTIGDTDKSDDLTALNRDTEHTEKDLFTVDRKQGDIDVTVDHRLLIEDGRKAIAEDVERTKRLGQAVGDVATKESITITDTLDHIGDVQKDLDVQKNLALSDGGKSVDILENKENYSVKEYDQALDQYAKAYASVYGVTIESAKAVATEKFRGMTYSNSADGNATNSRVSIDYNNNGGATDVAETMGHEAAHVRIDQGQTRYREGALAEEYADTFGEYSSDGMEFSAGSYTNVQLNVPKADSGKLIGNTQLVNNTTKMYQDINRDAQGDGVVNYRQLDTPEIQAIRKHAPQMAKELGISTEEAEKRMAEELVTRVDSDWQEYYKSKGRKADGEALNHLSEALSSLGANYVQPDLIPDPEAIYTPDGVKADLVNYKDNYEHRYNDATLYGEGLVTGDKEQQDFYINNLGEHKSDLGETASGTVAGVAKPILDVVDVLEWGIKNPEEGIKLPSYGYQEILNNPEEVVEGIYEGYVDSQVNSVLSSLQGDNYNAAKSGTAGTVQLGLDVGVGTVLVKGTKGVSLPDGGRLPDKLNSVDGKHDKKGTSTIYVDSHGLAIEAQEGSVFRANAVTPEIDKSISENGFSTGKSRGVTQEVGAALPESSPLEDRVVQYVEGSPFPRDTDFVGVKEIPHDALNTAIRTGRQTLKEDNAVIRIDELNINDMNPINVDKIYSETLNRQPRSPIDVAGESVVEGDIPADKIVNTTRLSKEEVDKIKKNRKKKGQ; encoded by the coding sequence TTGAAAGCCGATGGCGAAGCTACCCTTACCGCCGATGGTGACATCTTGCTCACGGCTCAGCAGTACCGGGAGTACGCCCGTAAAGAGACCATTAAAAAAGGCTTTGGCGGGTTGAGTGGCCGCCAGAAAGGCAGTGTAAAAGACGCCACCTTGCTCGATAGCGGTTACCTTATCACCTCAGGCAACACCACGCTCAACTCAGGTAAAGATATTGGCATCGTAGCCAGTGAAGTAGTGAGTGACGGTGAGGTGAACCTGACCGCCGTGGATGATGTGCTGATAAACGCCGGAGAGGTTCTTAAACTCAGCCAGCAGTGGGATAAGAAAACCCGCTTCTTAAGCGGCGGCAACCTGTTTGAGATGGAGAGCAAGCGCGAAGGTGAGCAGAGCAGCACGGCGCAGGCCAGTGCGGTGCGTAGCCAAGGCAACTTGACGGTAGATGCCGGTTCGGTGAGTGTGGTGGGCTCTGAGCTTGATGCCCAAGGCAGCATTAACCTGAGTGCAGATACCGGAAGTGTCGACATTGCCGCCGCCAAAGAGAGCCGCCAGAGTTACTACGACCATGAGAAGCTCACCATCGGGTTGGGCGACACCAGTAAGCTGGTGAGCGTAAAAGACGGTAAGCTGAAAATCACACTGGGTAAAGCCACCTACGATAAAGTGGATGAGAAGACCCAGACCGGCACTCATAAGGGCAGCCAGCTCAACGCCACAGAGAACATTGCCGTAAATGCCGAATCAGATATCAGCGTGACCGGCTCAGCCCTTGCGGCAGATACGGACGGCAACAACAGCGGCGATATCACTCTGACCGCCAAGGACAATATCCGCATTACGGAGGCAAAAAACACTGAAAGCACCCAACGTAAAGAAGTGCACGGTAAGGCGGAAGCTAGTTTCGTGGTGCAACATCAGGGCGTGGAAGTTGCGAAGGCGATTAAAGCATTAGAAGAGTCTACTCAGCGGCTTAAGCAGGCAAAAGAAGATTACAGCCGTTACAAAAAGCAAGTGGACTCTCTTGAGCATACTCTTGCCACGTTGGAGCAACAGTATCGCGATAAAGAGCCCGGCGTGAACTTTGAGGACGTGGAAGAGCTGCGGGACTTGGTGTCGGATGTGAAGGGTGATGAGAGCTGGTATCAGGCAGGGATTGTATTGGCGACAGAAGATGTGGTTTCAAAAACCACTTTGGCCTACCAGCAGGGCAGGGCGTTATCCGAAAGCACCAGTTCTTTTGCCATGGGCTTTAATGCCGGATTGGAGCTGGATTTGTCTGCCTCTAAATCAGAGAACCAATCCCAGTCAACCCATTCACTGGCGTCATCTTTGACCGGTGAAAACATCACCATTGATGCGGGGAATAATAAGGGCGATAAGGTAGACGTTCAAGGCAGCCAGCTTAAGGCTAATGACCGGGTGTCTATTGATGCCGGTGAGGTAAACCTGCTGGCCTCCACAGATACCAGTAACAGCCAAGGCAGTAATGAGAGTGTCAACGGCACAATATCTATGACCCTGTTTGGTGCTACAGGTGGTGCTAACGTCAACCTTGGTTACAGCAAAGGGCGCAATAACAGCAACACGACCACTCATACTAACAGCACGGTAACGGGCAATAGCATCGATATCCGCAGTGACAACGACACCAATATTAAAGGAGCAAACGTAGCGGCGACGGATGTGCTGACAATGAATGTGGGTGGCGACCTGAACATAGAATCGGTGTCGGACAGAGAGAATTCCAGCAGCAAGAGTATGGGGGTAAACGGTGGCATAAGTTTGTCTGCTGCTGATTCAGATGCATCTGTTAAAACATATGAAGGAGTAACCCATAGTTATACTGGTGAAGGAGCCGGGGATGTTACGGGAGTAAACGCAGGCACACATACATCGTCTGACCGTAAAAGAAGCAAGCAGACGGTGCTGACCAGTGTCACGTCAGGAAACACCGCAGATATCACTGTCGCGGACAACACCGATATTAAAGGTGCATTGGTTGCTACAGTCGATGGCGAAGGCAAAGATCAGGGCAACCTGAATCTGGCCACAGAGACGCTGACGTATGCGAACCTGACAAACACAGATTATAACCAAAGCCGTAACTTTGCAGTAAATAGCGGTGTTAGCATAAACAGCAAAGGAGAAGGCGAGGCAAGTGGTCAGGCAACGGCGGCTCAACCCAAAAATGATACCGCGAAAGACCAGTCACTGATAGACAGCACCTACACCAGCTCTAGCCTGAAGTACAAAAACACCTCAGGCTATAGCAAATCAAAAACACTGGCGACAGTGGGTAAAGGTAACCTGACCATAGGTGATACCGATAAATCTGATGACCTGACTGCCTTAAATCGCGACACCGAACATACAGAAAAGGACTTGTTCACTGTTGACCGTAAGCAGGGGGATATAGATGTTACGGTTGATCACCGTCTGTTGATCGAAGATGGGCGAAAAGCGATAGCGGAAGATGTCGAGAGAACAAAAAGGTTGGGTCAAGCTGTTGGAGATGTGGCTACTAAAGAGTCCATCACTATTACTGATACTTTAGATCATATTGGTGACGTGCAAAAAGATCTCGATGTACAGAAGAATCTCGCGCTGTCTGATGGCGGCAAGTCAGTCGATATCTTAGAGAACAAGGAGAACTACAGCGTTAAGGAGTATGACCAAGCGTTAGATCAGTATGCTAAGGCTTACGCAAGTGTTTACGGAGTCACTATCGAGAGCGCTAAAGCGGTCGCGACTGAGAAGTTCCGAGGAATGACATATTCCAATTCAGCGGATGGTAACGCGACAAACTCTAGGGTCTCGATTGATTATAACAATAATGGTGGAGCGACAGATGTTGCTGAAACCATGGGACATGAAGCGGCTCACGTACGAATCGATCAAGGGCAAACAAGGTATCGTGAAGGGGCTCTGGCAGAAGAGTACGCAGATACCTTTGGTGAGTATTCATCGGATGGTATGGAGTTCTCCGCGGGTAGTTATACCAATGTACAGCTGAATGTACCTAAGGCTGATAGCGGTAAGCTGATTGGTAATACTCAGTTAGTTAATAATACCACCAAGATGTATCAAGATATTAATCGTGATGCACAGGGTGACGGGGTGGTTAATTATCGCCAGCTAGACACTCCTGAAATACAAGCTATACGAAAGCATGCTCCTCAGATGGCTAAGGAGCTCGGTATATCGACAGAAGAAGCCGAGAAAAGAATGGCTGAAGAGCTAGTCACGCGTGTTGATAGTGATTGGCAGGAGTATTACAAATCTAAGGGGCGCAAGGCAGATGGTGAAGCACTCAACCATTTGTCAGAGGCCTTAAGCTCATTAGGTGCAAACTACGTACAACCAGACTTAATACCCGACCCTGAAGCCATTTATACCCCTGATGGTGTAAAAGCTGATCTTGTTAATTATAAAGATAACTATGAGCATCGATACAATGACGCCACCTTGTATGGTGAGGGTCTGGTAACAGGAGATAAAGAGCAACAAGACTTTTATATTAACAACCTTGGTGAACATAAATCAGATCTCGGAGAAACAGCATCGGGCACGGTTGCTGGTGTAGCTAAACCAATTCTAGATGTCGTTGATGTGCTGGAGTGGGGAATAAAAAATCCCGAAGAAGGAATAAAACTGCCTTCATATGGCTATCAAGAGATACTGAATAATCCTGAGGAAGTTGTAGAGGGTATATATGAGGGCTACGTAGATAGCCAAGTAAACTCTGTTTTGTCTTCTTTACAAGGGGATAACTATAACGCTGCGAAATCTGGAACTGCTGGAACGGTGCAGTTAGGACTTGATGTTGGTGTCGGTACTGTATTGGTTAAGGGAACTAAGGGTGTATCTCTTCCGGATGGGGGGAGGTTACCAGACAAATTAAATAGTGTGGACGGAAAACATGATAAAAAGGGTACATCTACAATCTATGTAGACTCTCATGGACTTGCTATTGAAGCACAAGAGGGATCTGTGTTTAGGGCTAATGCAGTAACACCTGAAATAGACAAATCAATTTCTGAAAATGGTTTTTCAACAGGTAAGTCCAGAGGAGTAACTCAAGAGGTAGGAGCAGCCTTACCAGAGAGTTCCCCATTAGAAGATAGAGTTGTTCAATACGTTGAAGGAAGTCCATTTCCTAGAGATACAGACTTCGTCGGTGTTAAAGAAATCCCTCATGACGCTCTAAACACAGCAATTCGCACAGGCAGACAGACTTTGAAAGAAGATAATGCAGTTATAAGAATTGATGAGTTAAATATTAATGATATGAATCCTATTAATGTTGATAAAATTTATAGTGAGACTTTAAATAGACAGCCTCGTAGTCCTATTGATGTTGCAGGGGAGTCGGTTGTTGAAGGAGACATTCCAGCAGATAAAATAGTTAATACGACTCGTTTATCTAAAGAGGAAGTTGATAAGATTAAGAAAAATAGAAAGAAAAAGGGACAATAA
- a CDS encoding AAA family ATPase yields MIRAEYLRFLQTLQDSGTSDSVRKIANIVSAHLDEVIPLGTHQGQRIRKIVQLCHAHWDGTPTQVPAISLNNGEQTAQISSLRTMTVGPFRGFSRQEVFDLNSRLVLIYGPNGTGKSSFCEALEYSLLGNVAEAESKRFREQNEYLKNAFVNALTHPEVVALDYEGNDVRIESNESVYRFCFVEKNRIDNFSRIAAQAPAKQTELIATLFGLEKFTEFVRSFTSDIGNQYIDVQGKQAIQLLQKQQGLQGAEQQIQLNNTELQRIASEEINLANNYRVGATYDQLIVELNGNTQTLGLIRQLDAELQQAPPLKANLVKANLVTVGNETAATINELRQKQKQLTEAGQQVSFKQLYEAVTQLQPSSPDVCPACKTPLQQVVVNPYMYAGQELNKLHQLAELQQNVALLEQQALQGLFNISQTLNTCLRFFPQNNPLQFLQITNGQPSLLWWDSLLSQLPDNCSGWQHLVGQVEQLEAMDKQVDKALGLRESKLSELNRLREIDRQVTVLSTQKKTALNNLAKARMLINNFQTDNAQLIADVEAEKAAVAKNKEIVTAYAMFVQKINGYNNGLPAKLVADLGEQVVELYNAFNRNDVQTELLASVQLPLAQHQRLKISFKDQPDKFFDALHILSEGHVRCLGLAILLAKNLKEQAPILIFDDPVNAIDDDHRESIRRSLFEDGYFSEKQIILTCHGEEFFKDIQNLLPAGEVRESRLLSFLPRLGEQHIRVDFNCAPRNYILAAANHIERNEVREALSKARQALEALTKGKVWKYVNRHGDGNLSIKLRSSSAPIELRNLTDQLRSKINKPDFQDIDKSAVYDPINVLLGINGGSREWRYLNKGTHEENDRSEFDRGTVNAIIAALTSLDQALS; encoded by the coding sequence GTGATAAGGGCTGAATATTTACGATTTCTTCAAACTCTACAGGACTCCGGTACTTCGGATTCGGTACGTAAGATAGCTAATATAGTTTCAGCTCATTTAGATGAAGTAATCCCGCTGGGCACGCACCAAGGGCAACGCATAAGGAAAATAGTTCAGCTGTGCCATGCTCATTGGGATGGAACTCCTACACAAGTCCCTGCTATTTCACTCAATAACGGTGAACAGACTGCTCAAATTTCTTCTTTGAGAACCATGACGGTTGGTCCTTTTAGAGGGTTTTCAAGGCAAGAAGTGTTTGACCTCAATAGTCGCCTCGTCCTGATATATGGTCCTAACGGAACTGGCAAATCAAGCTTTTGTGAAGCACTGGAATATTCACTGTTAGGTAATGTGGCCGAAGCTGAAAGTAAGCGTTTTCGTGAACAAAACGAATATTTAAAAAATGCGTTTGTTAATGCTTTAACCCATCCTGAAGTTGTCGCACTAGATTACGAAGGAAATGATGTACGAATCGAGTCAAATGAGTCTGTATATCGATTCTGTTTTGTAGAAAAGAACCGTATTGATAATTTTTCCCGTATCGCCGCACAAGCACCCGCGAAACAAACCGAGCTTATTGCAACACTATTTGGCCTAGAAAAATTTACGGAGTTTGTCCGTAGCTTCACCTCAGACATTGGTAATCAATATATCGACGTGCAGGGCAAGCAGGCTATCCAACTGTTGCAGAAACAACAGGGATTACAAGGCGCCGAACAACAGATCCAATTAAACAATACTGAGCTACAACGGATTGCCAGTGAAGAGATAAATTTAGCCAACAACTATAGAGTTGGTGCAACTTATGATCAGTTGATAGTCGAACTTAACGGTAACACTCAAACACTAGGGCTCATAAGGCAACTAGACGCAGAGTTGCAACAGGCTCCGCCGTTAAAAGCAAATCTTGTAAAAGCTAACTTAGTTACAGTAGGGAACGAAACAGCTGCAACGATCAATGAGCTTAGACAAAAGCAAAAACAGCTTACAGAAGCAGGTCAACAAGTGTCATTTAAGCAACTGTATGAGGCTGTGACGCAACTTCAGCCGAGTAGCCCTGATGTATGCCCTGCATGCAAAACTCCTCTACAACAGGTGGTAGTTAATCCATATATGTATGCAGGACAAGAGTTGAATAAGTTGCATCAGCTAGCTGAGTTACAACAAAATGTAGCTCTGCTTGAGCAACAAGCTTTGCAGGGGCTTTTCAATATCTCACAAACATTAAATACTTGTTTGCGATTCTTCCCTCAGAATAACCCATTGCAGTTTCTACAAATAACCAATGGTCAACCAAGTTTGCTATGGTGGGACTCTTTATTGAGCCAATTACCTGACAACTGTAGTGGTTGGCAGCATTTAGTTGGCCAAGTTGAACAACTAGAAGCAATGGACAAACAAGTTGATAAGGCGCTAGGACTAAGGGAAAGCAAACTGTCAGAGTTAAACCGATTACGTGAAATAGACCGCCAAGTTACAGTTTTAAGTACCCAGAAGAAGACGGCACTGAATAACCTAGCTAAAGCAAGAATGCTAATCAACAATTTCCAAACTGATAACGCACAGTTGATCGCGGACGTTGAAGCTGAAAAAGCAGCCGTTGCCAAGAACAAGGAAATTGTTACTGCATATGCAATGTTTGTTCAGAAAATAAACGGCTATAACAATGGATTACCAGCTAAACTGGTCGCTGATCTAGGTGAACAAGTAGTCGAACTGTACAACGCCTTTAATCGAAATGATGTGCAAACTGAACTATTGGCAAGTGTTCAGCTTCCGCTAGCACAACACCAGCGTCTGAAAATATCCTTTAAAGATCAACCCGACAAGTTCTTCGACGCACTTCATATATTAAGTGAAGGGCATGTCCGTTGCCTTGGTCTAGCTATATTGCTTGCAAAAAACCTTAAGGAACAAGCTCCTATTTTGATATTTGATGACCCTGTAAATGCAATTGATGATGATCACCGCGAGTCAATCCGTCGTTCCTTATTTGAAGATGGTTACTTTAGCGAAAAGCAAATTATCCTTACCTGCCACGGAGAAGAGTTCTTTAAGGATATTCAAAATCTGCTGCCAGCAGGTGAAGTTCGTGAGTCTAGGCTGCTAAGTTTTTTGCCTAGATTGGGTGAACAGCATATCCGCGTTGACTTTAACTGTGCACCCAGAAATTACATTTTGGCTGCTGCCAACCATATAGAGCGAAATGAAGTACGGGAAGCTTTATCAAAGGCTAGACAAGCATTAGAAGCTCTTACAAAGGGCAAAGTGTGGAAATACGTAAATCGACATGGTGACGGAAATTTAAGCATTAAGCTACGGTCTTCGTCAGCTCCCATTGAACTTAGGAATTTAACTGATCAGCTAAGAAGTAAAATCAATAAACCTGATTTTCAAGATATAGATAAAAGTGCTGTGTACGACCCAATTAATGTGTTGTTGGGTATCAATGGTGGCAGCCGAGAGTGGCGATACCTGAATAAAGGGACACATGAAGAAAATGATCGTTCTGAGTTTGATAGAGGAACCGTCAATGCGATTATTGCAGCTCTGACTAGCTTAGATCAGGCTTTAAGCTGA